In Phyllostomus discolor isolate MPI-MPIP mPhyDis1 chromosome 3, mPhyDis1.pri.v3, whole genome shotgun sequence, a single genomic region encodes these proteins:
- the KANK1 gene encoding KN motif and ankyrin repeat domain-containing protein 1 isoform X7, whose product MAHTTGVNGCASGKADDVLNGDHDKEQRDPYFVETPYGYQLDLDFLKYVDDIQKGNTIKKVNIQKRRKPSVPCPESTATSGQQGLWTSTESLSSSNSDDNKQCPSFLLARGQVTSTPIPRLPAPLELSPTFLTVPESRQLPPPSPQLPKHNLHVTKTLMETRRRLEQERITMQATPGDLRRPRLASFGGLGSTGSLSSFMGSGNHNPAMYQLQNGYQGNGDYSSYAPAAATTSSMGSSIRHSPLSSGISTPVTNVSPMHLQHIREQMAIALKRLKELEEQVRTIPVLQVKIAVLQEEKRQLASQLKNQRAASQNDVCGVRKRSYSAGNRSQLEELSRVRRGDGELYIEYEAEEIESVEQSTQRIREFRQLTADMQALEQKIQGSSSEASLELRENGECPPRECRSVAVGANENMNDIVMYHRGSRSLKDAAVGTVIETRSSGVSVTEAMLGVTTEADKEIELQQQTIEALKEKIYRLEVQLKETTHDREMTKLKQELQAAGSRKKVDKAMMAQPLVFSKMVEAVVQMRDQMVGSHVDVVDSCVGTSVQTSSLGVSCQPSWENKVVGPELPMNRWIVKERVEMHDQCTGRSVETCDKSVGVEISVCETGSNTEESVKDLTLLKTNLNLKEVRSIGCGDCSVDVIVCSAKECISRSMSTDAVGQAEAAVMAVPQTTSQHTSTALEQVNQFTNTETATLMESCTNTSLSTSDKQTSTETVEVRTVAIGEGRVKDINSSTKTRSVAVGTVLSGTSGFDRPSAVKTKESGVGQININDNYLVGLKMRTIACGPPQLAVGLTASRRSVGVGDEPVGEFLENPQPQAPSAMMTGLDHYIERVQKLLAEQQTLLAENYSELAEAFGEPHSQIGSLNSQLISTLSSLNSVMKSASTEELRNPDFPKMSLGTLSGNNLEYACKCGGLQSGGPLNAPTSRHGREVGFAEGEPIGSQDSFPSQESTLAAVNLTDDQIAAGLYVCTNNESTLKSIMKKKDGNRDSNGTKKNLQFVGINGGYELSEKMLSACNLLKNNINDPKALTSKDMRFCLNTLQHEWFRVSSQKSAVPAMVGDYIAAFAAISPDVLRHIINMADGNGNTALHYSVSHSNFEIVKLLLDADVCNVDHQNKAGYTPIMLAALAAVEAEKDMQVVEELFGCGDVNAKASQAGQTALMLAVSHGRIDMVKGLLACGADVNIQDDEGSTALMCASEHGHVEIVKLLLAQPGCNGHLEDNDGSTALSIALEAGHKDIAVLLYAHVNFAKAPSPGTPRLGRKTSPGPAHRGSFD is encoded by the exons gaAAAGCAGATGATGTTCTAAACGGGGACCATGACAAGGAGCAGAGAGATCCTTATTTTGTGGAGACTCCCTATGGTTATCAACTAGACTTAGATTTTCTCAAATACGTGGATGACATACAGAAAGGaaacaccatcaagaaagtgaacaTTCAGAAGAGGCGGAAGCCATCTGTGCCATGCCCAGAGAGCACTGCCACATCTGGCCAGCAAGGTCTGTGGACTTCCACTGAGTCTTTGTCGTCTTCCAATAGCGATGACAACAAGCAGTGCCCGAGCTTTCTCCTAGCCAGAGGCCAAGTTACATCAACTCCAATCCCAAGGCTACCTGCCCCTCTGGAGCTCTCACCCACCTTTCTTACTGTCCCAGAAAGCCGACAGCTACCACCACCCTCACCACAACTCCCAAAGCACAACCTTCATGTCACCAAGACACTGATGGAGACCCGGAGGAGACTGGAACaggagagaatcaccatgcaggcGACACCAGGTGACCTCCGAAGGCCCAGGCTGGCCAGTTTTGGAGGCCTGGGCTCCAcaggctctctctcctcctttatgGGTTCTGGAAACCACAATCCTGCTATGTACCAGCTTCAGAATGGATACCAAGGAAATGGGGATTATAGTAGCTATGCCCCAGCCGCTGCCACCACTTCTTCCATGGGGAGCTCTATCCGCCACAGCCCCTTGAGCTCAGGGATCTCCACTCCAGTGACCAATGTGAGCCCCATGCACCTGCAGCACATCCGGGAGCAGATGGCCATCGCCCTGAAACGCCTGAAGGAGCTCGAGGAACAGGTACGAACCATCCCTGTGCTCCAGGTAAAGATCGCTGTCTTGCAAGAGGAGAAAAGGCAGTTGGCCTCACAGCTGAAGAACCAAAGAGCTGCATCTCAGAACGATGTCTGTGGTGTGAGGAAGCGGTCCTACAGTGCTGGGAACAGGTCCCAGCTGGAAGAGCTCTCCAGGGTCCGGAGAGGTGATGGGGAATTGTACATTGAATATGAAGCAGAAGAGATAGAGAGTGTAGAGCAGAGCACGCAGAGGATAAGAGAGTTCCGCCAGCTCACAGCAGACATGCAGGCCCTGGAGCAGAAGATCCAGGGCAGCAGCTCGGAGGCCTCCTTGGAGCTCAGGGAGAATGGGGAGTGTCCGCCTCGAGAGTGCCGATCTGTGGCTGTGGGTGCCAACGAGAACATGAATGACATTGTCATGTACCACAGAGGCTCCAGGTCCTTGAAGGATGCTGCTGTAGGGACAGTCATTGAGACGAGGAGTTCTGGGGTCAGTGTGACAGAGGCCATGCTCGGAGTGACTACCGAAGCTGACAAAGAAATTGAGCTGCAGCAGCAGACCATAGAAGCCTTAAAGGAAAAGATCTACCGCCTGGAAGTACAGCTTAAGGAAACCACCCATGACCGAGAGATGACTAAACTCAAGCAAGAGCTGCAGGCCGCTGGATCAAGGAAGAAAGTTGACAAAGCCATGATGGCCCAGCCTCTTGTTTTCAGCAAGATGGTAGAGGCAGTGGTACAGATGAGAGACCAAATGGTTGGCAGTCACGTGGATGTAGTTGACTCGTGTGTTGGGACCTCTGTGCAAACAAGCAGCCTAGGCGTCTCCTGCCAGCCCAGTTGGGAGAATAAAGTCGTGGGGCCGGAGCTGCCCATGAATCGGTGGATTGTTAAAGAAAGGGTGGAAATGCATGACCAGTGCACTGGAAGGTCTGTGGAGACGTGTGATAAGAGCGTGGGTGTGGAAATCAGTGTCTGTGAAACAGGCAGCAACACAGAAGAGTCTGTGAAAGACCTGACCCTCCTCAAGACCAACCTGAATCTCAAAGAAGTACGATCCATCGGTTGCGGAGATTGTTCCGTGGATGTGATTGTCTGCTCTGCAAAGGAGTGCATCTCCCGGAGCATGAGCACGGACGCTGTTGGCCAGGCGGAAGCTGCTGTCATGGCAGTGCCTCAGACCACAAGCCAGCACACCAGCACAGCTTTGGAGCAGGTGAACCAGTTCACCAACACCGAGACGGCCACCCTTATGGAATCCTGCACCAACACTTCCCTCAGCACTTCAGACAAGCAGACCAGCACTGAGACTGTGGAAGTGCGAACGGTGGCTATAGGAGAAGGCCGCGTCAAGGACATCAATTCTTCCACAAAGACACGGTCCGTTGCAGTTGGAACAGtgctttctggcacttctggATTTGACAGGCCTTCAGCTGTGAAGACCAAAGAGTCAGGTGTGGGGCAGATAAATATTAATGACAACTACCTGGTTGGTCTCAAAATGAGGACCATAGCTTGTGGGCCTCCCCAGTTGGCTGTGGGGCTGACGGCCAGCAGGAGGAGTGTAGGTGTTGGGGATGAGCCGGTAGGAGAGTTCCTGGAGAACCCCCAGCCACAGGCTCCGTCTGCAATGATGACTGGCTTGGATCACTACATTGAGCGCGTCCAGAAGCTGCTGGCGGAACAGCAGACACTGCTGGCGGAGAACTATAGTGAACTGGCAGAAGCTTTTGGAGAACCTCACTCACAGATTGGCTCTCTCAACTCGCAGCTCATCAGCACCCTATCTTCACTCAATTCTGTCATGAAGTCTGCAAGCACCGAAGAGCTGAGGAACCCTGACTTCCCCAAAATGAGTCTTGGTACTCTCTCAG GAAATAATTTGGAATATGCCTGTAAGTGTGGAGGCCTACAGTCAGGAGGACCATTAAATGCTCCTACTTCCCGACATGGACGAGAGGTGGGGTTCGCAGAAGGGGAGCCCATCGGCAGCCAGGACAGCTTCCCCTCTCAGGAAAGCACGCTGGCTGCGGTGAACCTGACAGATGACCAGATAGCCGCTGGCCTCTACG TATGTACAAACAATGAGAGTACACTGAAGTCCATCATGAAGAAGAAAGATGGCAACAGAGATTCAAATGGAACGAAAAAGAATCTTCAGTTTGTTGGCATTAACGGAGG GTATGAGTTAAGTGAAAAGATGTTGTCTGCATGCAACTTactgaaaaataacataaatgaccccaaagcTTTGACCAGCAAGGATATG AGGTTCTGTCTGAACACCCTCCAGCATGAGTGGTTCCGTGTGTCCAGCCAGAAGTCGGCCGTCCCGGCCATGGTCGGGGACTACATAGCCGCCTTCGCGGCCATCTCCCCGGACGTCCTGCGTCACATCATCAACATGGCCGACGGCAACGGCAACACGGCCCTTCACTACAGCGTGTCTCACTCCAACTTCGAGATCGTGAAGCTGCTCTTGGATGCTG ATGTGTGTAACGTGGATCACCAGAACAAGGCGGGGTACACCCCCATCATGCTGGCAGCCCTCGCCGCCGTGGAGGCAGAGAAGGACATGCAGGTCGTGGAAGAACTCTTCGGCTGCGGGGACGTGAACGCCAAAGCCAGCCAG GCAGGACAGACAGCCCTCATGCTGGCGGTCAGTCATGGGCGGATAGACATGGTGAAGGGCCTGCTGGCCTGTGGGGCTGATGTCAACATCCAGGACGACGAGGGCTCCACCGCCCTGATGTGTGCCAGCGAGCACGGGCACGTGGAGATCGTCAAGCTGCTGCTGGCCCAGCCGGGCTGCAATGGCCACCTGGAAGACAAC
- the KANK1 gene encoding KN motif and ankyrin repeat domain-containing protein 1 isoform X6, with product MAHTTGVNGCASGKADDVLNGDHDKEQRDPYFVETPYGYQLDLDFLKYVDDIQKGNTIKKVNIQKRRKPSVPCPESTATSGQQGLWTSTESLSSSNSDDNKQCPSFLLARGQVTSTPIPRLPAPLELSPTFLTVPESRQLPPPSPQLPKHNLHVTKTLMETRRRLEQERITMQATPGDLRRPRLASFGGLGSTGSLSSFMGSGNHNPAMYQLQNGYQGNGDYSSYAPAAATTSSMGSSIRHSPLSSGISTPVTNVSPMHLQHIREQMAIALKRLKELEEQVRTIPVLQVKIAVLQEEKRQLASQLKNQRAASQNDVCGVRKRSYSAGNRSQLEELSRVRRGDGELYIEYEAEEIESVEQSTQRIREFRQLTADMQALEQKIQGSSSEASLELRENGECPPRECRSVAVGANENMNDIVMYHRGSRSLKDAAVGTVIETRSSGVSVTEAMLGVTTEADKEIELQQQTIEALKEKIYRLEVQLKETTHDREMTKLKQELQAAGSRKKVDKAMMAQPLVFSKMVEAVVQMRDQMVGSHVDVVDSCVGTSVQTSSLGVSCQPSWENKVVGPELPMNRWIVKERVEMHDQCTGRSVETCDKSVGVEISVCETGSNTEESVKDLTLLKTNLNLKEVRSIGCGDCSVDVIVCSAKECISRSMSTDAVGQAEAAVMAVPQTTSQHTSTALEQVNQFTNTETATLMESCTNTSLSTSDKQTSTETVEVRTVAIGEGRVKDINSSTKTRSVAVGTVLSGTSGFDRPSAVKTKESGVGQININDNYLVGLKMRTIACGPPQLAVGLTASRRSVGVGDEPVGEFLENPQPQAPSAMMTGLDHYIERVQKLLAEQQTLLAENYSELAEAFGEPHSQIGSLNSQLISTLSSLNSVMKSASTEELRNPDFPKMSLGTLSGNNLEYACKCGGLQSGGPLNAPTSRHGREVGFAEGEPIGSQDSFPSQESTLAAVNLTDDQIAAGLYVCTNNESTLKSIMKKKDGNRDSNGTKKNLQFVGINGGYETTSSDDSSSDESSSSESDDECDVIEYPPEEEEEEEDEDTRGMAEGHHAVNMEGCKSARVEDEMQVQECEPEKVEIRERYELSEKMLSACNLLKNNINDPKALTSKDMRFCLNTLQHEWFRVSSQKSAVPAMVGDYIAAFAAISPDVLRHIINMADGNGNTALHYSVSHSNFEIVKLLLDADVCNVDHQNKAGYTPIMLAALAAVEAEKDMQVVEELFGCGDVNAKASQAGQTALMLAVSHGRIDMVKGLLACGADVNIQDDEGSTALMCASEHGHVEIVKLLLAQPGCNGHLEDNDGSTALSIALEAGHKDIAVLLYAHVNFAKAPSPGTPRLGRKTSPGPAHRGSFD from the exons gaAAAGCAGATGATGTTCTAAACGGGGACCATGACAAGGAGCAGAGAGATCCTTATTTTGTGGAGACTCCCTATGGTTATCAACTAGACTTAGATTTTCTCAAATACGTGGATGACATACAGAAAGGaaacaccatcaagaaagtgaacaTTCAGAAGAGGCGGAAGCCATCTGTGCCATGCCCAGAGAGCACTGCCACATCTGGCCAGCAAGGTCTGTGGACTTCCACTGAGTCTTTGTCGTCTTCCAATAGCGATGACAACAAGCAGTGCCCGAGCTTTCTCCTAGCCAGAGGCCAAGTTACATCAACTCCAATCCCAAGGCTACCTGCCCCTCTGGAGCTCTCACCCACCTTTCTTACTGTCCCAGAAAGCCGACAGCTACCACCACCCTCACCACAACTCCCAAAGCACAACCTTCATGTCACCAAGACACTGATGGAGACCCGGAGGAGACTGGAACaggagagaatcaccatgcaggcGACACCAGGTGACCTCCGAAGGCCCAGGCTGGCCAGTTTTGGAGGCCTGGGCTCCAcaggctctctctcctcctttatgGGTTCTGGAAACCACAATCCTGCTATGTACCAGCTTCAGAATGGATACCAAGGAAATGGGGATTATAGTAGCTATGCCCCAGCCGCTGCCACCACTTCTTCCATGGGGAGCTCTATCCGCCACAGCCCCTTGAGCTCAGGGATCTCCACTCCAGTGACCAATGTGAGCCCCATGCACCTGCAGCACATCCGGGAGCAGATGGCCATCGCCCTGAAACGCCTGAAGGAGCTCGAGGAACAGGTACGAACCATCCCTGTGCTCCAGGTAAAGATCGCTGTCTTGCAAGAGGAGAAAAGGCAGTTGGCCTCACAGCTGAAGAACCAAAGAGCTGCATCTCAGAACGATGTCTGTGGTGTGAGGAAGCGGTCCTACAGTGCTGGGAACAGGTCCCAGCTGGAAGAGCTCTCCAGGGTCCGGAGAGGTGATGGGGAATTGTACATTGAATATGAAGCAGAAGAGATAGAGAGTGTAGAGCAGAGCACGCAGAGGATAAGAGAGTTCCGCCAGCTCACAGCAGACATGCAGGCCCTGGAGCAGAAGATCCAGGGCAGCAGCTCGGAGGCCTCCTTGGAGCTCAGGGAGAATGGGGAGTGTCCGCCTCGAGAGTGCCGATCTGTGGCTGTGGGTGCCAACGAGAACATGAATGACATTGTCATGTACCACAGAGGCTCCAGGTCCTTGAAGGATGCTGCTGTAGGGACAGTCATTGAGACGAGGAGTTCTGGGGTCAGTGTGACAGAGGCCATGCTCGGAGTGACTACCGAAGCTGACAAAGAAATTGAGCTGCAGCAGCAGACCATAGAAGCCTTAAAGGAAAAGATCTACCGCCTGGAAGTACAGCTTAAGGAAACCACCCATGACCGAGAGATGACTAAACTCAAGCAAGAGCTGCAGGCCGCTGGATCAAGGAAGAAAGTTGACAAAGCCATGATGGCCCAGCCTCTTGTTTTCAGCAAGATGGTAGAGGCAGTGGTACAGATGAGAGACCAAATGGTTGGCAGTCACGTGGATGTAGTTGACTCGTGTGTTGGGACCTCTGTGCAAACAAGCAGCCTAGGCGTCTCCTGCCAGCCCAGTTGGGAGAATAAAGTCGTGGGGCCGGAGCTGCCCATGAATCGGTGGATTGTTAAAGAAAGGGTGGAAATGCATGACCAGTGCACTGGAAGGTCTGTGGAGACGTGTGATAAGAGCGTGGGTGTGGAAATCAGTGTCTGTGAAACAGGCAGCAACACAGAAGAGTCTGTGAAAGACCTGACCCTCCTCAAGACCAACCTGAATCTCAAAGAAGTACGATCCATCGGTTGCGGAGATTGTTCCGTGGATGTGATTGTCTGCTCTGCAAAGGAGTGCATCTCCCGGAGCATGAGCACGGACGCTGTTGGCCAGGCGGAAGCTGCTGTCATGGCAGTGCCTCAGACCACAAGCCAGCACACCAGCACAGCTTTGGAGCAGGTGAACCAGTTCACCAACACCGAGACGGCCACCCTTATGGAATCCTGCACCAACACTTCCCTCAGCACTTCAGACAAGCAGACCAGCACTGAGACTGTGGAAGTGCGAACGGTGGCTATAGGAGAAGGCCGCGTCAAGGACATCAATTCTTCCACAAAGACACGGTCCGTTGCAGTTGGAACAGtgctttctggcacttctggATTTGACAGGCCTTCAGCTGTGAAGACCAAAGAGTCAGGTGTGGGGCAGATAAATATTAATGACAACTACCTGGTTGGTCTCAAAATGAGGACCATAGCTTGTGGGCCTCCCCAGTTGGCTGTGGGGCTGACGGCCAGCAGGAGGAGTGTAGGTGTTGGGGATGAGCCGGTAGGAGAGTTCCTGGAGAACCCCCAGCCACAGGCTCCGTCTGCAATGATGACTGGCTTGGATCACTACATTGAGCGCGTCCAGAAGCTGCTGGCGGAACAGCAGACACTGCTGGCGGAGAACTATAGTGAACTGGCAGAAGCTTTTGGAGAACCTCACTCACAGATTGGCTCTCTCAACTCGCAGCTCATCAGCACCCTATCTTCACTCAATTCTGTCATGAAGTCTGCAAGCACCGAAGAGCTGAGGAACCCTGACTTCCCCAAAATGAGTCTTGGTACTCTCTCAG GAAATAATTTGGAATATGCCTGTAAGTGTGGAGGCCTACAGTCAGGAGGACCATTAAATGCTCCTACTTCCCGACATGGACGAGAGGTGGGGTTCGCAGAAGGGGAGCCCATCGGCAGCCAGGACAGCTTCCCCTCTCAGGAAAGCACGCTGGCTGCGGTGAACCTGACAGATGACCAGATAGCCGCTGGCCTCTACG TATGTACAAACAATGAGAGTACACTGAAGTCCATCATGAAGAAGAAAGATGGCAACAGAGATTCAAATGGAACGAAAAAGAATCTTCAGTTTGTTGGCATTAACGGAGG GTATGAAACAACTTCAAGTGATGATTCCAGCTCAGATGAAAGCTCTTCTTCCGAGTCAGATGACGAATGTGATGTCATTGAGTATCCtcctgaagaagaggaggaagaggaggacgaAGACACTCGGGGAATGGCGGAAGGGCACCATGCAGTTAATATGGAAGGTTGCAAGTCCGCCAGGGTGGAAGATGAAATGCAGGTTCAAGAATGTGAACCTGAGAAGGTGGAAATCAGAGAGAG GTATGAGTTAAGTGAAAAGATGTTGTCTGCATGCAACTTactgaaaaataacataaatgaccccaaagcTTTGACCAGCAAGGATATG AGGTTCTGTCTGAACACCCTCCAGCATGAGTGGTTCCGTGTGTCCAGCCAGAAGTCGGCCGTCCCGGCCATGGTCGGGGACTACATAGCCGCCTTCGCGGCCATCTCCCCGGACGTCCTGCGTCACATCATCAACATGGCCGACGGCAACGGCAACACGGCCCTTCACTACAGCGTGTCTCACTCCAACTTCGAGATCGTGAAGCTGCTCTTGGATGCTG ATGTGTGTAACGTGGATCACCAGAACAAGGCGGGGTACACCCCCATCATGCTGGCAGCCCTCGCCGCCGTGGAGGCAGAGAAGGACATGCAGGTCGTGGAAGAACTCTTCGGCTGCGGGGACGTGAACGCCAAAGCCAGCCAG GCAGGACAGACAGCCCTCATGCTGGCGGTCAGTCATGGGCGGATAGACATGGTGAAGGGCCTGCTGGCCTGTGGGGCTGATGTCAACATCCAGGACGACGAGGGCTCCACCGCCCTGATGTGTGCCAGCGAGCACGGGCACGTGGAGATCGTCAAGCTGCTGCTGGCCCAGCCGGGCTGCAATGGCCACCTGGAAGACAAC
- the KANK1 gene encoding KN motif and ankyrin repeat domain-containing protein 1 isoform X4, with amino-acid sequence METRRRLEQERITMQATPGDLRRPRLASFGGLGSTGSLSSFMGSGNHNPAMYQLQNGYQGNGDYSSYAPAAATTSSMGSSIRHSPLSSGISTPVTNVSPMHLQHIREQMAIALKRLKELEEQVRTIPVLQVKIAVLQEEKRQLASQLKNQRAASQNDVCGVRKRSYSAGNRSQLEELSRVRRGDGELYIEYEAEEIESVEQSTQRIREFRQLTADMQALEQKIQGSSSEASLELRENGECPPRECRSVAVGANENMNDIVMYHRGSRSLKDAAVGTVIETRSSGVSVTEAMLGVTTEADKEIELQQQTIEALKEKIYRLEVQLKETTHDREMTKLKQELQAAGSRKKVDKAMMAQPLVFSKMVEAVVQMRDQMVGSHVDVVDSCVGTSVQTSSLGVSCQPSWENKVVGPELPMNRWIVKERVEMHDQCTGRSVETCDKSVGVEISVCETGSNTEESVKDLTLLKTNLNLKEVRSIGCGDCSVDVIVCSAKECISRSMSTDAVGQAEAAVMAVPQTTSQHTSTALEQVNQFTNTETATLMESCTNTSLSTSDKQTSTETVEVRTVAIGEGRVKDINSSTKTRSVAVGTVLSGTSGFDRPSAVKTKESGVGQININDNYLVGLKMRTIACGPPQLAVGLTASRRSVGVGDEPVGEFLENPQPQAPSAMMTGLDHYIERVQKLLAEQQTLLAENYSELAEAFGEPHSQIGSLNSQLISTLSSLNSVMKSASTEELRNPDFPKMSLGTLSGNNLEYACKCGGLQSGGPLNAPTSRHGREVGFAEGEPIGSQDSFPSQESTLAAVNLTDDQIAAGLYVCTNNESTLKSIMKKKDGNRDSNGTKKNLQFVGINGGYELSEKMLSACNLLKNNINDPKALTSKDMRFCLNTLQHEWFRVSSQKSAVPAMVGDYIAAFAAISPDVLRHIINMADGNGNTALHYSVSHSNFEIVKLLLDADVCNVDHQNKAGYTPIMLAALAAVEAEKDMQVVEELFGCGDVNAKASQAGQTALMLAVSHGRIDMVKGLLACGADVNIQDDEGSTALMCASEHGHVEIVKLLLAQPGCNGHLEDNDGSTALSIALEAGHKDIAVLLYAHVNFAKAPSPGTPRLGRKTSPGPAHRGSFD; translated from the exons ATGGAGACCCGGAGGAGACTGGAACaggagagaatcaccatgcaggcGACACCAGGTGACCTCCGAAGGCCCAGGCTGGCCAGTTTTGGAGGCCTGGGCTCCAcaggctctctctcctcctttatgGGTTCTGGAAACCACAATCCTGCTATGTACCAGCTTCAGAATGGATACCAAGGAAATGGGGATTATAGTAGCTATGCCCCAGCCGCTGCCACCACTTCTTCCATGGGGAGCTCTATCCGCCACAGCCCCTTGAGCTCAGGGATCTCCACTCCAGTGACCAATGTGAGCCCCATGCACCTGCAGCACATCCGGGAGCAGATGGCCATCGCCCTGAAACGCCTGAAGGAGCTCGAGGAACAGGTACGAACCATCCCTGTGCTCCAGGTAAAGATCGCTGTCTTGCAAGAGGAGAAAAGGCAGTTGGCCTCACAGCTGAAGAACCAAAGAGCTGCATCTCAGAACGATGTCTGTGGTGTGAGGAAGCGGTCCTACAGTGCTGGGAACAGGTCCCAGCTGGAAGAGCTCTCCAGGGTCCGGAGAGGTGATGGGGAATTGTACATTGAATATGAAGCAGAAGAGATAGAGAGTGTAGAGCAGAGCACGCAGAGGATAAGAGAGTTCCGCCAGCTCACAGCAGACATGCAGGCCCTGGAGCAGAAGATCCAGGGCAGCAGCTCGGAGGCCTCCTTGGAGCTCAGGGAGAATGGGGAGTGTCCGCCTCGAGAGTGCCGATCTGTGGCTGTGGGTGCCAACGAGAACATGAATGACATTGTCATGTACCACAGAGGCTCCAGGTCCTTGAAGGATGCTGCTGTAGGGACAGTCATTGAGACGAGGAGTTCTGGGGTCAGTGTGACAGAGGCCATGCTCGGAGTGACTACCGAAGCTGACAAAGAAATTGAGCTGCAGCAGCAGACCATAGAAGCCTTAAAGGAAAAGATCTACCGCCTGGAAGTACAGCTTAAGGAAACCACCCATGACCGAGAGATGACTAAACTCAAGCAAGAGCTGCAGGCCGCTGGATCAAGGAAGAAAGTTGACAAAGCCATGATGGCCCAGCCTCTTGTTTTCAGCAAGATGGTAGAGGCAGTGGTACAGATGAGAGACCAAATGGTTGGCAGTCACGTGGATGTAGTTGACTCGTGTGTTGGGACCTCTGTGCAAACAAGCAGCCTAGGCGTCTCCTGCCAGCCCAGTTGGGAGAATAAAGTCGTGGGGCCGGAGCTGCCCATGAATCGGTGGATTGTTAAAGAAAGGGTGGAAATGCATGACCAGTGCACTGGAAGGTCTGTGGAGACGTGTGATAAGAGCGTGGGTGTGGAAATCAGTGTCTGTGAAACAGGCAGCAACACAGAAGAGTCTGTGAAAGACCTGACCCTCCTCAAGACCAACCTGAATCTCAAAGAAGTACGATCCATCGGTTGCGGAGATTGTTCCGTGGATGTGATTGTCTGCTCTGCAAAGGAGTGCATCTCCCGGAGCATGAGCACGGACGCTGTTGGCCAGGCGGAAGCTGCTGTCATGGCAGTGCCTCAGACCACAAGCCAGCACACCAGCACAGCTTTGGAGCAGGTGAACCAGTTCACCAACACCGAGACGGCCACCCTTATGGAATCCTGCACCAACACTTCCCTCAGCACTTCAGACAAGCAGACCAGCACTGAGACTGTGGAAGTGCGAACGGTGGCTATAGGAGAAGGCCGCGTCAAGGACATCAATTCTTCCACAAAGACACGGTCCGTTGCAGTTGGAACAGtgctttctggcacttctggATTTGACAGGCCTTCAGCTGTGAAGACCAAAGAGTCAGGTGTGGGGCAGATAAATATTAATGACAACTACCTGGTTGGTCTCAAAATGAGGACCATAGCTTGTGGGCCTCCCCAGTTGGCTGTGGGGCTGACGGCCAGCAGGAGGAGTGTAGGTGTTGGGGATGAGCCGGTAGGAGAGTTCCTGGAGAACCCCCAGCCACAGGCTCCGTCTGCAATGATGACTGGCTTGGATCACTACATTGAGCGCGTCCAGAAGCTGCTGGCGGAACAGCAGACACTGCTGGCGGAGAACTATAGTGAACTGGCAGAAGCTTTTGGAGAACCTCACTCACAGATTGGCTCTCTCAACTCGCAGCTCATCAGCACCCTATCTTCACTCAATTCTGTCATGAAGTCTGCAAGCACCGAAGAGCTGAGGAACCCTGACTTCCCCAAAATGAGTCTTGGTACTCTCTCAG GAAATAATTTGGAATATGCCTGTAAGTGTGGAGGCCTACAGTCAGGAGGACCATTAAATGCTCCTACTTCCCGACATGGACGAGAGGTGGGGTTCGCAGAAGGGGAGCCCATCGGCAGCCAGGACAGCTTCCCCTCTCAGGAAAGCACGCTGGCTGCGGTGAACCTGACAGATGACCAGATAGCCGCTGGCCTCTACG TATGTACAAACAATGAGAGTACACTGAAGTCCATCATGAAGAAGAAAGATGGCAACAGAGATTCAAATGGAACGAAAAAGAATCTTCAGTTTGTTGGCATTAACGGAGG GTATGAGTTAAGTGAAAAGATGTTGTCTGCATGCAACTTactgaaaaataacataaatgaccccaaagcTTTGACCAGCAAGGATATG AGGTTCTGTCTGAACACCCTCCAGCATGAGTGGTTCCGTGTGTCCAGCCAGAAGTCGGCCGTCCCGGCCATGGTCGGGGACTACATAGCCGCCTTCGCGGCCATCTCCCCGGACGTCCTGCGTCACATCATCAACATGGCCGACGGCAACGGCAACACGGCCCTTCACTACAGCGTGTCTCACTCCAACTTCGAGATCGTGAAGCTGCTCTTGGATGCTG ATGTGTGTAACGTGGATCACCAGAACAAGGCGGGGTACACCCCCATCATGCTGGCAGCCCTCGCCGCCGTGGAGGCAGAGAAGGACATGCAGGTCGTGGAAGAACTCTTCGGCTGCGGGGACGTGAACGCCAAAGCCAGCCAG GCAGGACAGACAGCCCTCATGCTGGCGGTCAGTCATGGGCGGATAGACATGGTGAAGGGCCTGCTGGCCTGTGGGGCTGATGTCAACATCCAGGACGACGAGGGCTCCACCGCCCTGATGTGTGCCAGCGAGCACGGGCACGTGGAGATCGTCAAGCTGCTGCTGGCCCAGCCGGGCTGCAATGGCCACCTGGAAGACAAC